From one Streptomyces sp. CA-210063 genomic stretch:
- a CDS encoding NAD-dependent epimerase/dehydratase family protein, with the protein MTTVFSPNWQHAVVTGGAGFVGSHLCTELLDSGVDVTCVDDLSTGRLDNVAALMDRPGFTMLRADVSEGIPVERSPDLVLHFASPASPADYLRLPLHTMDTGSLGTRHALELAHASGARFLLASTSEVYGDPQQNPQDERYWGHVNPVGPRSVYDEAKRFGEALTTAHADAKGTDTGIVRLFNTYGPRMRGHDGRAVPTFVRQALAGEPLTVTGDGRQTRSLCYVDDTVRGVLAAAAHGMRGPVNIGNPGEITMLDLARLVIDLTGSDSEIRFVERPTDDPALRCPDITLAHDKLGWEPRVTPVEGLRRTIAWFRAEAEHAAAPPPR; encoded by the coding sequence ATGACCACCGTCTTCTCACCGAACTGGCAGCACGCAGTCGTCACCGGCGGTGCGGGTTTCGTCGGTTCGCACTTGTGTACGGAACTGCTGGACTCGGGTGTGGACGTCACGTGCGTCGACGACCTCAGTACCGGCCGTCTCGACAACGTCGCCGCGCTCATGGACCGTCCTGGATTCACCATGCTGCGGGCCGACGTCTCGGAGGGCATCCCGGTGGAGCGGTCCCCCGACCTGGTCCTGCACTTCGCGTCCCCCGCGTCCCCCGCCGACTATCTCCGCCTGCCCCTGCACACGATGGACACCGGCAGCCTGGGAACACGTCACGCCCTGGAACTCGCCCACGCGTCCGGAGCCCGCTTCCTGCTCGCCTCCACGTCCGAGGTGTACGGAGACCCTCAGCAGAATCCGCAGGACGAACGCTACTGGGGCCATGTGAACCCCGTCGGACCACGGAGTGTGTACGACGAGGCCAAGCGTTTCGGCGAGGCGCTGACCACCGCCCACGCCGACGCGAAGGGGACCGACACCGGCATCGTGCGTCTGTTCAACACCTACGGCCCGCGGATGCGGGGTCACGACGGCCGCGCGGTACCGACGTTCGTCCGGCAGGCGCTCGCCGGCGAGCCCCTCACGGTCACCGGGGACGGGCGGCAGACCCGCTCGCTGTGCTACGTCGACGACACCGTGCGCGGTGTGCTCGCGGCGGCGGCCCACGGCATGCGCGGCCCGGTGAACATCGGCAACCCCGGCGAGATCACCATGCTCGACCTGGCCCGCCTGGTCATCGACCTCACCGGGTCCGACTCCGAGATCCGCTTCGTCGAACGCCCCACCGACGACCCGGCGTTGCGGTGTCCGGACATCACTCTCGCCCACGACAAGCTCGGCTGGGAACCGCGGGTGACGCCCGTGGAAGGGCTGCGCCGCACGATCGCCTGGTTCCGCGCCGAGGCGGAGCACGCGGCGGCGCCCCCGCCGCGCTGA
- a CDS encoding glycosyltransferase family 9 protein translates to MSTATPLPRTLVVRLDSAGDVLLAGPAVRAVAEGSSHTALLCGPRGVAAGRLLPGVDEVIEYDAPWVGLEPPPLSRAVTDRLVQELSARRFDRALVLVSYHQSPLPVALLLKLAGVGWTAADSEDYPGALLDLRHHRRAHRHEALAALDLARDAGFALPPGDDGALRVQPPPDTAHLTGPEPYVVLHPGAAVPARAWSPDRAARAAAALSAAGHRVVVTGGRGERDLTSYVAGGHALDLGGVTDLRQLAGVLAGARVVVVGNTGPTHLAAAVGTPVVCLFAPVVPAECWGPYGVPHVLLGDQDAACAGSRARSCPVAGHPCLDGIGDGQVLAAVAALGGLTDHDGGRTARPDPWGPTAGPAYGPGRGLATERGATERGATV, encoded by the coding sequence ATGAGTACGGCCACCCCTCTCCCCCGCACCCTCGTCGTCCGCCTAGACAGCGCCGGTGACGTGTTGCTGGCGGGTCCCGCCGTCCGCGCGGTGGCCGAGGGTTCCTCCCACACCGCGCTGTTGTGCGGCCCCCGGGGAGTCGCGGCCGGGCGCCTGCTGCCGGGCGTGGACGAGGTGATCGAGTACGACGCCCCGTGGGTGGGTCTGGAGCCGCCGCCGCTGTCGCGGGCCGTGACGGACCGGTTGGTCCAGGAGTTGTCGGCCCGGCGCTTCGACCGCGCGCTGGTGCTGGTGTCGTACCACCAGAGCCCGCTGCCGGTCGCGCTGCTGCTGAAGCTGGCCGGGGTCGGCTGGACCGCCGCGGACAGCGAGGACTACCCGGGCGCCCTGCTCGACCTGCGCCACCACCGGCGGGCCCACCGTCACGAGGCCCTGGCCGCCCTGGATCTGGCGCGCGACGCGGGATTCGCGCTGCCTCCCGGCGACGACGGGGCGCTGCGGGTGCAGCCGCCGCCGGACACCGCGCACCTGACCGGCCCTGAGCCGTACGTCGTGCTCCACCCGGGCGCCGCGGTGCCGGCCCGCGCGTGGAGCCCGGACCGTGCGGCACGGGCCGCCGCCGCCCTGTCCGCCGCGGGCCACCGGGTGGTGGTGACCGGGGGCCGGGGCGAGCGCGACCTCACCTCGTACGTGGCGGGCGGGCACGCGCTGGACCTGGGCGGGGTCACCGACCTGCGGCAGCTGGCCGGAGTCCTCGCCGGGGCGCGCGTGGTCGTCGTCGGCAACACCGGGCCGACGCATCTGGCCGCCGCGGTGGGCACCCCCGTCGTCTGTCTGTTCGCCCCGGTGGTGCCGGCCGAGTGCTGGGGCCCGTACGGCGTGCCGCACGTCCTGCTCGGGGACCAGGACGCCGCGTGTGCCGGGAGCCGGGCCCGGAGCTGCCCGGTGGCCGGGCACCCCTGCCTCGACGGGATCGGCGACGGGCAGGTCCTCGCGGCCGTCGCGGCCCTCGGCGGCCTCACCGATCACGACGGCGGCCGGACCGCCCGACCCGACCCGTGGGGCCCCACCGCCGGCCCGGCGTACGGGCCGGGTCGCGGCCTCGCGACGGAACGAGGAGCGACCGAACGAGGAGCGACCGTATGA
- a CDS encoding carbamoyltransferase family protein: protein MRILGINALFHDPAAALVIDGRTVAAAEEERFSRRKHGKRPVPFAAWEVPEKAAAWCLTRAGLRPQDLDAVTYSYDPQLARPAQDMGLDDPWDHLRQTYAREAPGFLESALPGLDPGIVRFVPHHMAHAASSAFGAPDAGNSSVLVLDGRGERASHLAAHRVGDRLEPLYAQELPHSLGLVYEELTEHLGFLRSSDEFKVMALASHGTPRMLPELRRHVHPTGDGGFRATGVPWHELCPPRGPDEPWTREHADVAASAQAVLEETLLDLVRWLHGRTHDSTLTLAGGVALNCVANSRIAREGPFSRVWVQPAAGDAGTALGGALLLAAAEGEEPEPMPGADLGRDWSDAELGAWLKTAGVPFERPADIAATVARSLADNDIVAWFQGRSEYGPRALGHRSLLAHPGHAGNLERLNDVKGREQFRPVAPMVLADRAGEIFDGPLPSPYMLFVHDVAPEWRERIPAVVHVDGTARIQTVDAGREPLVARVLGAFEELTGLPVVVNTSLNTAGRPMVDDPRDALECFGSSPVDLLAIGPYAVRRQGLFGTGGEGAAR, encoded by the coding sequence ATGCGCATTCTCGGAATCAACGCGCTGTTCCACGACCCCGCCGCCGCGCTCGTGATCGACGGCCGTACCGTCGCCGCCGCCGAGGAGGAGCGGTTCTCCCGGCGCAAGCACGGCAAGCGGCCGGTGCCGTTCGCCGCCTGGGAGGTGCCGGAGAAGGCCGCCGCCTGGTGTCTGACCCGGGCGGGACTGCGCCCCCAGGACCTCGACGCGGTCACCTACTCCTACGACCCCCAACTCGCCCGGCCCGCACAGGACATGGGCCTCGACGACCCGTGGGACCACCTGCGGCAGACGTACGCGCGCGAGGCCCCGGGGTTCCTGGAGTCGGCCCTGCCCGGACTCGACCCCGGCATCGTCCGCTTCGTACCGCACCACATGGCCCACGCCGCGTCGAGCGCGTTCGGCGCGCCGGATGCCGGGAACTCCTCCGTTCTGGTGCTGGACGGCCGCGGCGAACGCGCCTCCCATCTGGCCGCGCACCGCGTCGGCGACCGGCTGGAACCCCTGTACGCGCAGGAACTGCCCCATTCCCTCGGGCTGGTGTACGAGGAGCTGACCGAGCACCTGGGGTTCCTGCGCTCCTCCGACGAGTTCAAGGTGATGGCCCTCGCCTCGCACGGCACCCCGCGCATGCTGCCCGAGCTGCGTCGTCACGTACACCCCACCGGCGACGGCGGGTTCCGTGCCACGGGCGTGCCCTGGCACGAACTCTGCCCGCCACGCGGCCCGGACGAGCCGTGGACGCGGGAGCACGCCGATGTCGCGGCCAGTGCCCAGGCGGTCCTGGAGGAGACCCTGCTCGACCTCGTGCGCTGGCTGCACGGGAGGACCCACGACAGCACGCTGACCCTCGCCGGAGGCGTCGCCCTGAACTGTGTCGCCAACTCCCGGATCGCCCGCGAAGGCCCCTTCTCCCGGGTGTGGGTGCAGCCGGCCGCCGGTGACGCCGGGACGGCGCTGGGCGGCGCGCTGCTGCTCGCCGCGGCCGAGGGCGAGGAGCCGGAGCCCATGCCGGGCGCGGATCTGGGCCGGGACTGGTCGGACGCCGAACTCGGGGCCTGGCTGAAGACGGCGGGCGTGCCCTTCGAGCGGCCGGCGGACATCGCCGCGACCGTGGCCCGGTCGCTGGCGGACAACGACATCGTCGCCTGGTTCCAGGGCCGCTCCGAGTACGGGCCGAGGGCGCTCGGCCACCGCTCCCTGCTCGCCCACCCCGGGCACGCGGGCAATCTGGAACGGCTCAACGACGTCAAGGGCCGCGAGCAGTTCCGGCCGGTCGCGCCGATGGTCCTCGCCGACCGGGCCGGGGAGATCTTCGACGGCCCGCTGCCGAGTCCGTACATGCTGTTCGTGCATGACGTGGCGCCCGAGTGGCGTGAGCGGATACCCGCCGTCGTGCATGTCGACGGGACGGCCCGGATCCAGACCGTGGACGCCGGCCGGGAACCGCTGGTGGCCCGCGTGCTCGGCGCCTTCGAGGAGCTGACCGGACTGCCCGTGGTGGTCAACACCAGCCTGAACACGGCGGGTCGGCCCATGGTCGACGATCCCCGGGACGCGCTGGAGTGCTTCGGTTCGTCCCCGGTCGACCTGCTGGCGATCGGCCCGTACGCGGTGCGGCGGCAGGGCCTCTTCGGCACCGGCGGCGAGGGAGCGGCCCGATGA
- a CDS encoding D-glycero-alpha-D-manno-heptose-1,7-bisphosphate 7-phosphatase, with protein sequence MTGVLAPWLFGSPTPVAGGVGTGVPEAVLFDRDGTLVADVPYNGDPGRVEPMPSAREAVAAVRERGVPVGVVSNQPGVARGLLTYRQVDAVRRRVEDLLGPFDIWAVCPHGPDDGCPCRKPAPGLVLAACDRLGVRARRAVVIGDIGADLAAARGAGARGVLVPTPVTRRAEIAAADRVADDLLGAVRLVLGPGTGADRPDVATAGGRR encoded by the coding sequence ATGACCGGCGTCCTGGCGCCCTGGCTGTTCGGCTCGCCCACACCGGTGGCGGGCGGGGTCGGGACGGGCGTCCCGGAGGCCGTCCTCTTCGACCGGGACGGCACGCTGGTGGCCGACGTGCCCTACAACGGCGACCCCGGGCGGGTCGAGCCCATGCCGTCGGCCCGGGAGGCCGTCGCGGCCGTGCGCGAGCGGGGCGTCCCGGTCGGCGTCGTGAGCAACCAGCCGGGCGTCGCCCGGGGGCTGCTGACATACCGTCAGGTGGACGCCGTACGGCGGCGGGTGGAGGACCTGCTCGGCCCGTTCGACATCTGGGCGGTGTGCCCGCACGGGCCGGACGACGGGTGCCCGTGCCGCAAGCCAGCCCCGGGTCTGGTGCTCGCCGCCTGCGACCGGCTCGGCGTACGGGCCCGGCGCGCCGTCGTCATCGGGGACATCGGCGCCGACCTGGCCGCGGCCCGTGGAGCGGGCGCGCGCGGGGTGCTGGTGCCGACTCCCGTGACCCGGCGCGCGGAGATCGCCGCCGCCGACCGCGTGGCCGACGACCTGCTGGGGGCGGTGCGGCTGGTGCTGGGCCCCGGGACCGGTGCCGACCGGCCCGACGTGGCGACCGCGGGAGGCCGGCGATGA
- a CDS encoding glycosyltransferase family 2 protein — translation MSDVTRQRHAHPDDRTGSGDGSGAYAVVVPTLGRPSLRACLQALARSEGPMPVRVVVVDDHPEPDGAPLAPEIPPSLRDVTTLVKGRAEGPAAARNTGWRAAGRVPWIVFLDDDVVPGPSWADDLALDLATAPPDSAGVTARIEVPLPAGRRPTDWERNTAGLATARWITADMAYRREALEAVDGFDERFRRAFREDADLALRVLGAGWTLTAGDRRTRHPVRPADRWVSVRLQAGNADDVLMTRRHGRDWWERAGAPRGRLPGHLAVTALAAASLTCAVLGRPRAAALCAAGWLAGTAEFAVARITPGPRTRDEIVAMALTSVVIPPAATWHRLRGQFAHRGTAAFRPAAPSVRVAVEEVEEGVRS, via the coding sequence ATGAGCGACGTCACCCGGCAGCGGCACGCGCACCCCGACGACCGGACGGGCTCCGGTGACGGGAGCGGCGCGTACGCCGTGGTGGTCCCGACGCTCGGGCGTCCGAGTCTGCGGGCGTGTCTGCAGGCACTGGCCCGGTCCGAGGGACCGATGCCGGTCCGGGTGGTCGTCGTCGACGACCACCCGGAGCCGGACGGCGCGCCGCTCGCCCCGGAGATCCCCCCGTCCCTGCGGGACGTCACGACCCTGGTGAAGGGACGCGCCGAGGGACCGGCCGCCGCACGCAACACCGGGTGGCGGGCGGCCGGCCGGGTGCCCTGGATCGTCTTCCTCGACGACGACGTGGTGCCCGGGCCGTCCTGGGCGGACGACCTCGCCCTGGACCTGGCCACCGCGCCGCCCGACAGCGCCGGGGTCACCGCCCGGATCGAGGTACCGCTTCCGGCGGGGCGGCGGCCCACGGACTGGGAGCGCAACACGGCGGGGCTGGCAACGGCCCGGTGGATCACCGCCGACATGGCGTACCGCAGGGAGGCGCTGGAGGCCGTGGACGGCTTCGACGAGCGCTTTCGGCGGGCCTTCCGGGAGGACGCGGACCTCGCGCTGCGCGTGCTGGGCGCCGGCTGGACACTGACCGCCGGGGACCGCCGCACGCGGCACCCCGTGCGTCCGGCGGACCGCTGGGTCTCCGTACGGCTGCAGGCGGGCAACGCCGACGACGTGCTGATGACGCGGCGGCACGGCCGGGACTGGTGGGAGCGGGCCGGGGCGCCACGGGGGCGCCTGCCCGGGCATCTGGCGGTGACCGCGCTCGCCGCGGCCTCCCTGACCTGCGCCGTCCTCGGGCGGCCACGCGCCGCCGCGCTCTGCGCCGCCGGCTGGCTGGCGGGCACGGCCGAGTTCGCGGTGGCCCGGATCACGCCGGGGCCGCGTACGCGGGACGAGATCGTCGCCATGGCGCTGACCAGCGTGGTCATACCGCCCGCCGCCACCTGGCACCGGCTGCGCGGACAGTTCGCGCACCGGGGGACGGCGGCGTTCCGGCCGGCCGCGCCCTCGGTACGCGTGGCCGTTGAGGAAGTTGAGGAAGGGGTGCGGTCATGA